The DNA sequence gttaccATGGCGAGGCGACCGGAGATGATTTCGAAATCCTGGCTTTTCTTGGTGCTTTCGATGTACTCCGAGAGGGTGGCGAAGAAAGGGGACACGTCATTATTGCCGTCTATTCCGTCCTTCTTTATGACGCCGATTGGATCGGAACCATAGGATCTGAGAGTGCACAAGCGCGGCTGCAAAACGATGTTGGTGCCTTCAGCCTCGGTCAGTTTGGGTTTGGGAATGGATATCTGTGCCGGGCCGGGTTGTTCCTTGGGCTGTACCGCTGATACTCGGGCCGGGCGGAGTGCGCAGTGCGCCACACGCGTTGCGGATGCcatgagaaagagaaagaaaagggaattCGGCTATGGGAGTTTGAATGAAGAGTTTGAGAGTTTAGAGTTGAATTAGGACCTAGAAGCTTCTTCTGTTGCTAATGCGAGTGTCAAGTGTGTATGTGTGGGGTACACATTATGGTTACGTGTGAGTTAGGAAGTTCGTTAACGTGGTTTTCGGGTAGCTGAGGTGGGGTCTTGAAATAGAAGCGTAAACGCTGAATACGTTGCACAGTGTAGTATCAGACAAATTTGTTGAGGCTCTCATTCTTCTCTAGTCTCACCTCCTCCTCAATCATTTCGCATAAATTCTCAACACTTATTTAcctgtaataataataataatattcaaataataataataaaattatttttttataaaaatattttatttaaaaatataatttatttatttaatcacactttaaataaaaataatatttttataaatattaaaatttaattatttaatccgtcatctaaaaataaaaatatatatttttatataaattaaaaataattataaaatctttatTATAATATTCATCTAATAATAATTGTTAATAATATTCATCTAATAATAATTGTTAAACACTTAATAAGTAAGATGAAATAACTCGCTAAGCTTTATGTACGTAACAAGTACATCATATGGATGAACCGTTGATCTTTAAGCTAGATTAATT is a window from the Arachis stenosperma cultivar V10309 chromosome 3, arast.V10309.gnm1.PFL2, whole genome shotgun sequence genome containing:
- the LOC130969074 gene encoding stress enhanced protein 2, chloroplastic is translated as MASATRVAHCALRPARVSAVQPKEQPGPAQISIPKPKLTEAEGTNIVLQPRLCTLRSYGSDPIGVIKKDGIDGNNDVSPFFATLSEYIESTKKSQDFEIISGRLAMMVFAATVTMEMVTGNSVFRKMDVEGITEAGGVCLGAVTCAALFAWFSSARNRVGKIFTVSCNSFIDSVIDQIVDGLFYETEPRDWFDEL